The following DNA comes from Aminivibrio sp..
CTCATCGTGGAACATCTCTTCCGGGAGCGGTTCATCGAGGAGAAGAATAAGCGCCTTGCCTATCTCGACTGAATAAGGGGGCAGACGGGGCATTTTTTGATTCCCCCGCTTCGGTGATATGGAATGCAAAATATCAGAAAAACATTTCCGGCAGACAGGAGTACCCATTCGTTGAGACGAGTGTGGTGAAACGTTCCGGTGTCCTGTTCATTGCGCTTGTCGTTTTCGTTTCGTTCGTCGGGTTCGCTTGGGCGGCGTTCTCGGGGAATCTTCACGGCCACGGGGCCCGGAGCGGTGGCCGTGTTCCGCGCCTGTTTCGTCTACCACTCCGCCACCGATCCGTCGGCGTTCCGCCAGACCGGGTTTTTCCAGTTGTGTCCCTCCCGGCTCTTTTCCAGAATCTTTGCCTCGTTGACCGCTATGCCCAGCCCGGGGCCTTCGGGCGGGGAAACATGGCCGTCCCTGTAATGGAAGACTGACGGGTCCTCCAGGTAGTCCAGCAGATCCGTCCCCTGGTTGTAGTGAATGCCCAGGCTCTGTTCCTGGATGAATGCGTTGGGCGTGCAGAAGTCGAGCTGCAGGCAGGCCGCCAGGGCGATGGGGCCGAGAGGGCAGTGGGGAGCGATGGCGATATCGTAGGCTTCCGCCATGGCGGCGATCTTCCGGACCTCCCATATGCCCCCCGCATGGCTGAGGTCCGGCTGGAGAATGTCCACTCCTCCGCCTGTGATGAGGTCCTTGAAGTCCCACCGGCCGAAGTTCCGCTCTCCCGTGGCGATAGGGGTTACGGTGTGCCGCCTGAGTTCTCTGAAGGCCTCCCGGTTCTCCACCAGTACCGGCTCCTCGATGAACATGAGGCGGTAGGGTTCCAGCTCCTTCATGAGCACCCGCGCCATGGCGGTGTGAACCCTTCCGTGGAAGTCCACGGCTATGTCCAGGGAATACCCGAAAGCGTCCCGGAGGGCCTGCACCCGGGCAAGCACTTCCTCCACCTTTGTGAAGCTGTCGATCCAGGCCATTTCCTCCGTGCCGTTCATCTTGACGGCGGTCATCCCCGCATCGACCCTTTTTTTGGCCTCCGTCACGACATCGTCGGGACGGTCCCCCCCGATCCAGGAGTAGACTCTCATTTTATTCCGTACGGCGCCGCCCATCATCCTGTGGACGGGCAGACCGGCCATTTTCCCGGTGATGTCCCAGAGGGCCTGCTCAATGCCGGAAATGGCGCTCATGAGGATGGGACCGCCCCGGTAGAAGCCGCCCCGGTAGAGGGTCTGCCAGAGATCCTCGATCTTCGTGGGGTCGGCGCCGATGAGATAGTCGCCCATCTCCTTCACTGCCGCGGCCACGGTGTCCGCCCGCCCCTCGACCACTGGTTCTCCCCAGCCTTCAACACCTCCGTCGGTGGTGATCTTCAGAAAGAGCCACCTGGGCGGGACTTTATAGAGGTCAAGCCGTTCGATCCCGGCCATGGCGTTTACACGTGGGTGCGGATCCGGGCAATGCGGGAGACGATTTCCTCGGCCGTCTGCCGGATGGCGGGGTAGTCCCCCTCCCGTCCCTCCGGCCTGACGAGGGCGCTTCCCAGCCCGACGGCGAAAGCCCCGGCAAGGAACCAGTCTTCCAGGTTGCTCGGGCTGACGCCGCCGATGGGCATGATCTGCGCATTCGGGAGAGGTCCGTGGACCGCCTTGATAAACTTGGGCCCCAGCACTTCCCCGGGGAAGGCCTTCACTACGTCCGCACCCCATTCCATGGCCCGGACGATCTCCGTCACCGTACCCACGCCTGGCATGTAGGCCACGCCGTAGCGGTTGCACAGCTTCGCCACTTCTTCGCTGAAACAGTGGGAGACGATGAACTCGGCCCCGGCGTCGATGCAGAGTTTTGCCGTCTCGGAATCGGCCACCGTCCCGGCGCCCAGAATAAGCCCCTTTGGCTTGTCCCTGGCGGCTGTTTCCTTCATGATGTCCAGGGCTCCGGGGAAGGTGGTGGAGACTTCCAGGACGGTGATCCCTCCCTGGAAGATCGCCTCGGCGGAGGAAATGCCACCGGTCACGTCGGGCGTCCGGATAATGCCGACGACCCCGAGTTCATGGATGCGGTGCAGGACTTCATATTTTCTGATATTCATGAGACAGTCTCTCCCTTCCTTTTCTGTTGACGTTAGATTTTTCAGACAGTATAATAACATAAATTCAGATAAACTAAATATTTTTTTGGGGGAGTCCCTTTTGAAACGAGTTCAGGATGAATTCACTTTTTTCGAGTCCCTCATGAAAGGGCTCACCGCTATTTTCGGCACGAACTGCGAGGTGGTGCTTCATGATCTCACCGACAGTTATGAGAGCACCGTGGTCATGATCGAGAACGGCCACGTCACAGACCGGCGCGTGGGCGACTGCGGAAGCAACCTGGGCCTGGAAGTCCTCCGCGGTACCGTGCGCAACGGAGACAAGTACGGCTATTTTACCAACACTCGGGACGGAAGGGTACTCCGATCATCGTCCGTTTACATTCGCGACGACGAAGGGAAGGTCATCGGGTGCCTGTGCGTAAACTTCGACGTCTCGAACCTCATGGTCGCCGATAAAACCATCCGGTCCCTCATTTCGAACGGCGAGGGGGAAAAGGAAGAGGAATTTTTCGTCAACGACGTGAACCAGCTTCTTGACGCCCTGCTGCAGAAAGCCATGGAGGAGGTGGGCAAGCCGGTTTCCTACATGACCAGGGACGACAAGATCAAGGTGGTGAAATACCTCGACCAGAAAGGCGCTTTCCTCATCACCAAGTCGGGAAACCGAATCTGCCAGTTTCTCGATATTTCCAAGTTTACTCTCTACTCCTATCTTGACGAGGTCCATTCAGAAATTCAACCTTCAAAATAAGGCGGCGATGCGCAGTGACACGGGACATTTACAGGGAACTCGGAGTTCGTACGGTCATCAACGCGGCGGGCACTTACACCACGGTAGGGGGCTCCCGCATGAGCGAGGAGACGCTCTCGGCCATGGCGTCGGCGGCGAGAAACCACGTGGTGATAAGGGAGCTGCAGCAGAAGGTTCATGAACGCCTCGCCTCCATCACGAGAAACGAGGCGGCTTTTGTCACGAACGGCGCGGCCGCGGCCCTGCACATCGCGGGAGCTTCGGCCATCGCCCGGAAATGGGGACGCCCGTTCCCGTCCCTTTCCCCGGAACAGATAACGAAAAGCGAAATCATCGTCCATCGGGCTCACCGCAACCCCTACGACTGGTCCCTCCGTCTTTTGAACTGCCCCATGACGGAGATCGGATTCCCCAACATGATCCTCCCCACCACGGAAGACGACCTTGAATACGCCATCACGGACAATACGGCGGCGGTATTCTATTTCTTCATGCCTCCGGGAGGGTGGGTCGCAAAGGGAGCCCTCTCCCTTGAAGCGACCATCAGGGTGGCATCCCGGCATGGAATTCCCGTGATCGTGGACGCGGCGGCCCAGGTGCCCCCGGCGGAGAACCTCTGGCGAATCACCGGCCAGGGAGCGGATGCCTGCATTTTCAGCGGCGGCAAGGACCTGCGGGGACCCCAGGCGAGCGGCCTCATGGTGGGAAAAAAGGATTTCTTCTCGTGGGTTGAGAGGACGGCTTTCCCCACCTACGGCGTGGGGCGGATGTTCAAGGTGGGGCGGGAGGAAATTGTGGGGCTTCTCGCTGCCGTTGAGCAGTACGTCTCCATGGACGGCGAGGGCCGCGTCCAGTGGGCGGAGGACCGCATCGCGGCGGCGATGAAAGCCTTTGCCGGCAGTTCCATGGTTACGGTTGAGCGGCTGTATCCGAACGAGGCCGGCCAGCCCTTTCCCCAGATGGCCTTCCGCTTCGCCGTCCCGGAATGCTCGGAGGAGGTGCTCCGGCTGCTTCGGGAAGGAGACCCGTCCATATTTACCATGGCTGCCGACGGGGAGTCGGTGTTCGTGAACCCCATGACCCTGAGAGACTCCGAGCTGGATTCCATTGTGGAGCGGATGAAGGAGATAGAGGCCCTTTTCCTGAAAAAAGGGGGGAAATGAACCGCCATGAGAGCGGAAGAGATACCGGAAAAGGATTTTTTTCTTCCCCCCAAGGGAAGCGTGATCATCAGGAGCGGCAGGGTTATTGACCCCGCGAACGGAGTGGACGAGGTCTGTGATCTTGCTCTGTACGGCGGCAGGGTGGCGGGGAGGGGAAAGGCGCTTCCCTGGTGCGGCGCATCGAAGGTGATTGACGCGGAGGGGCTGATAGTCACTCCCGGGGTTGTCGATATCCACAGCCACCTGTTCGCCACGGGAGGAAACCCCAACGCATGGGCGGGCGAATACAGTGTTTTTCCCGACGGGTTCAGCTTCCGGAGCGGCGTGACCGCCATGGTGGACGCGGGGAGCGCCGGGTGGCGTAACTTCGACCTGTTTCGGGTATCGGTAATCGACCGGGCGAAGACCCGGGTGTTCTCCTTCCTGAATATCGCGAGTTTCGGGATGGTGAGCGACATCATGGAACAGCACGCCCCCGACTTCGATCCGAAGACGACGGCGGCAAAGGCGGAGAAGCACCGGGATGTCATCGTGGGCATCAAAAGCGCTCATTACCGGCACCCGGGGTGGGAGTCGGTGGACCGGGCCGTGGAAGCCGGGGAACTGTCGGGTCTGCCCGTGATGGTGGATTTCGGCTATTTTATGAAGGAGCGTCCCTATTGGCGGCTAGTGACGGAAAAGCTCAGGAAGGGCGACATCAGCACTCACTGCTACAGGGGGCCCGTTCCCGTGGTTGACGAAAATGGAACGGTGTACCCGTACCTCTTCGAAGCCCGGGAAAGGGGGGTCCTGTTCGACCTGGGTCACGGCGGGGGGAGCTTTCTCTTCCGGAACGCCGTGCCTGCCTTCGCCCAGGGGTTTTACCCCGATTCCATCTCCTCGGACCTTCACGTCCTGAGCATGAACGCCGCCATGATGGACATGCCCACCACCATGTCCAAGTGCCTCGCCATGGGGATGCCCATCGGCGAGGTCATCGCCCGCTCCACCGCTGTCCCGGCCCGCATGATAGGTCATCCTGAGCTGGGGCATCTTTCGCCCGGAGCGCCGGGAGACGTAACGCTCTGGAATCTTCGGGAGGGGACCTTCGGCTTCAAGGATTCTGTCGGGGGGCGCCTTCGGTCAAACCGCAGGTTTGAGTGCGAGATGACGATCCTCGGAGGAGATGTGGTCTGGGACCTCAACGCCCGGGACGGCGTGGAATACGGCGAGATTCCCTTTGGCGAAGGCATTCGGGAAGGCGAGTTTTTTATTCCTCCGGAGCGTTGAGTTTTTTCCGGCAGCGGGGGAGGGGGTGGTAGGGGAATAAAGGATGGAAAAGGATTCGGGGCGCGATCAAACTGCGAGATCTGAAAAGGAGTGATTGATATGAAAAGGATGAGAACTATCCTGTTGTGGGGCGTATGTTTCCTTGTCATAGCCGCAGCCGGAAGCGCTTCAGCAGCGGAGAAGGGCGGAGTGCTTCGCGTTGCCGTCATCGATGAACCTCCAACCCTCGACCAGCACGTGGTGACATCGGACCTGACCACCATGATTGCCCAGCATATCTTTGAGGGGCTCTATACCTTCGATTCAAAGTACAGCCCCGTTCCGTTCCTGGTGAAAGCCGAAGAAATAAAGGACGATGGGAAAACCGTTGTTCTCTCGCTCCGCGAGGGCGTAAAGTTCCATAACGGCAAGGAACTGGATGCCGAAGATGTGCTCGCCTCCCTGGAGCGCTGGGGCAAGTTCGGCGCCAGGGGACCCGTGCTCTTCAGCAACCTGGAAAAAGTCGAGGCTACGGGCAAGTTCGAAGTGACCCTCACCTTCAAGGCTCCCTTCGCTCCGTGGAAGAATCTTCTGGCCTTCATGAACGGCGGTCCTGTGATCTACCCGAAAGAAGTGGCCTCCAGCGCCGAGAAAACGCCGATCACCCCAGAACAGTATATCGGGACGGGACCCTACAAATTTGCCGAAAGGAACCCCGGACGCTA
Coding sequences within:
- the dgoD gene encoding galactonate dehydratase, producing MAGIERLDLYKVPPRWLFLKITTDGGVEGWGEPVVEGRADTVAAAVKEMGDYLIGADPTKIEDLWQTLYRGGFYRGGPILMSAISGIEQALWDITGKMAGLPVHRMMGGAVRNKMRVYSWIGGDRPDDVVTEAKKRVDAGMTAVKMNGTEEMAWIDSFTKVEEVLARVQALRDAFGYSLDIAVDFHGRVHTAMARVLMKELEPYRLMFIEEPVLVENREAFRELRRHTVTPIATGERNFGRWDFKDLITGGGVDILQPDLSHAGGIWEVRKIAAMAEAYDIAIAPHCPLGPIALAACLQLDFCTPNAFIQEQSLGIHYNQGTDLLDYLEDPSVFHYRDGHVSPPEGPGLGIAVNEAKILEKSREGHNWKNPVWRNADGSVAEW
- a CDS encoding bifunctional 4-hydroxy-2-oxoglutarate aldolase/2-dehydro-3-deoxy-phosphogluconate aldolase yields the protein MNIRKYEVLHRIHELGVVGIIRTPDVTGGISSAEAIFQGGITVLEVSTTFPGALDIMKETAARDKPKGLILGAGTVADSETAKLCIDAGAEFIVSHCFSEEVAKLCNRYGVAYMPGVGTVTEIVRAMEWGADVVKAFPGEVLGPKFIKAVHGPLPNAQIMPIGGVSPSNLEDWFLAGAFAVGLGSALVRPEGREGDYPAIRQTAEEIVSRIARIRTHV
- a CDS encoding transcriptional regulator; its protein translation is MKRVQDEFTFFESLMKGLTAIFGTNCEVVLHDLTDSYESTVVMIENGHVTDRRVGDCGSNLGLEVLRGTVRNGDKYGYFTNTRDGRVLRSSSVYIRDDEGKVIGCLCVNFDVSNLMVADKTIRSLISNGEGEKEEEFFVNDVNQLLDALLQKAMEEVGKPVSYMTRDDKIKVVKYLDQKGAFLITKSGNRICQFLDISKFTLYSYLDEVHSEIQPSK
- a CDS encoding amidohydrolase/deacetylase family metallohydrolase: MRAEEIPEKDFFLPPKGSVIIRSGRVIDPANGVDEVCDLALYGGRVAGRGKALPWCGASKVIDAEGLIVTPGVVDIHSHLFATGGNPNAWAGEYSVFPDGFSFRSGVTAMVDAGSAGWRNFDLFRVSVIDRAKTRVFSFLNIASFGMVSDIMEQHAPDFDPKTTAAKAEKHRDVIVGIKSAHYRHPGWESVDRAVEAGELSGLPVMVDFGYFMKERPYWRLVTEKLRKGDISTHCYRGPVPVVDENGTVYPYLFEARERGVLFDLGHGGGSFLFRNAVPAFAQGFYPDSISSDLHVLSMNAAMMDMPTTMSKCLAMGMPIGEVIARSTAVPARMIGHPELGHLSPGAPGDVTLWNLREGTFGFKDSVGGRLRSNRRFECEMTILGGDVVWDLNARDGVEYGEIPFGEGIREGEFFIPPER